A genome region from Alicyclobacillus acidocaldarius subsp. acidocaldarius DSM 446 includes the following:
- a CDS encoding segregation and condensation protein A — translation MSYEIRLAQFEGPLDLLLHLIRKNEIDIYDIPIAAITEQYLQYLDDLERWSLDVASEFLVMAATLLSIKSRMLLPRRAAAPDEEEDPRLPLVQQLLEYERCKWAAAQLADLAARNAQVYGREPMDLRPYRPDRAADGLDVTLWDLVDAFRKLYLRLPPSERVAEIRGKVEKVEEWMDEIAERMRRYRSAEFTWLLGGRFTRGALVAAFLAILELLKDGRLTCRQAEPFGPIELVWTGD, via the coding sequence GTGTCCTACGAAATTCGACTCGCGCAGTTCGAAGGCCCGCTGGATCTGCTCTTGCATCTCATCCGCAAGAACGAGATTGACATTTACGACATCCCCATTGCCGCGATTACCGAACAGTACCTTCAATATCTGGATGACCTCGAGCGGTGGTCGCTCGACGTCGCGAGTGAATTTCTGGTGATGGCGGCGACGCTTCTCTCCATTAAGTCGCGCATGTTGCTTCCGCGGCGGGCAGCCGCGCCCGATGAGGAAGAAGATCCGCGGCTCCCGCTTGTGCAACAGTTGCTGGAGTACGAGCGGTGCAAGTGGGCCGCGGCGCAACTTGCCGATCTCGCCGCGCGTAACGCGCAAGTGTACGGCCGCGAGCCGATGGATCTGCGCCCGTATCGGCCGGATCGTGCCGCAGACGGACTCGATGTGACGCTGTGGGATCTCGTCGACGCGTTTCGAAAGTTGTACCTTCGTCTGCCGCCGTCGGAGCGCGTTGCAGAAATCCGTGGAAAGGTCGAAAAGGTCGAGGAGTGGATGGACGAGATCGCCGAACGCATGCGACGATATCGATCGGCGGAATTCACCTGGCTCCTCGGCGGACGGTTCACGCGGGGGGCTCTGGTGGCCGCGTTTCTCGCCATTCTTGAGCTGCTCAAGGACGGCCGCCTGACGTGTCGACAAGCGGAGCCGTTCGGTCCCATTGAACTTGTCTGGACGGGGGATTGA
- the spoIIAA gene encoding anti-sigma F factor antagonist, with translation MSVETKLERGIVVIELKGELDHHAVEQMRDRIEQQLAEHGYRGLVMSFRNIDFMDSSGLGLILGRYRSVSEHGGKMALCEVNPTLRRLFEMSGLLKVIPVYDSEEAAVAAILGA, from the coding sequence GTGTCCGTGGAGACCAAGTTGGAGCGAGGGATCGTGGTCATCGAGCTGAAGGGAGAACTGGACCACCACGCGGTGGAACAAATGAGGGATCGGATCGAACAGCAGCTTGCGGAACACGGCTACCGGGGCCTCGTGATGTCGTTTCGGAACATCGATTTTATGGACAGTTCGGGCCTCGGCCTGATTCTGGGCCGCTATCGAAGCGTCTCCGAGCACGGAGGCAAGATGGCGCTCTGTGAAGTCAACCCGACGTTGAGACGGCTCTTCGAAATGTCCGGTTTGCTCAAGGTGATTCCCGTTTACGACTCTGAAGAAGCTGCTGTGGCAGCGATATTGGGAGCGTGA
- the scpB gene encoding SMC-Scp complex subunit ScpB produces the protein MELVAALEAVLFAAGSEGMTTRDIAQVLDVPEGQARDLCHLLAAHLEERGAGLTLLHTGDTWQLVTRPEFAPYFRRMADQPARSSLSQAALEVLAIISYKQPITRAEIEEIRGVQSDRALATLIHRGLVQEVGRQDGPGRPILYGTTMEFLRQFGLRSLDELPPLPDFAGKEGRPDLFAMSSDLARD, from the coding sequence ATGGAACTAGTCGCTGCGCTTGAAGCCGTGCTGTTCGCCGCCGGTTCGGAGGGGATGACGACTCGGGACATTGCGCAGGTGTTGGACGTGCCGGAGGGTCAGGCGCGCGATCTGTGTCACCTGCTCGCCGCGCATTTGGAGGAACGCGGCGCTGGGCTCACGCTGCTCCACACGGGAGACACGTGGCAGCTCGTGACGCGCCCCGAGTTTGCACCTTATTTTCGCCGGATGGCAGATCAACCTGCCCGCTCCAGTCTGTCACAGGCCGCGCTTGAAGTGCTTGCGATCATTTCTTATAAGCAGCCCATCACGCGAGCCGAAATCGAGGAGATTCGCGGCGTGCAGTCGGATCGCGCGCTCGCCACCCTCATCCACCGAGGCCTCGTGCAAGAAGTGGGGCGGCAGGACGGCCCGGGTCGGCCGATCCTATACGGGACCACGATGGAGTTTCTCCGCCAGTTTGGGTTGAGATCGCTGGACGAACTGCCGCCGCTGCCCGATTTTGCGGGAAAAGAGGGGCGGCCCGATTTGTTTGCGATGTCTTCGGATCTCGCGCGGGACTGA
- the sigF gene encoding RNA polymerase sporulation sigma factor SigF: MDQAKERPVPHHVDEYEKLSDEEVRELLERSHNGDAEARERLIVHNQRLVWAVVQRFLGRGYEAEDLFQIGCIGLMKAVDKFDLSYDVKFSTYAVPMIIGEIQRFLRDDSTVKVSRSLKETAKQIRHVRDRLAKELGRQPHITEIAEAMGMEPSEIVFAQEALRAPASIHETVYENDGDPIYLMDQIADEETEGKFDKVELHEIIGRLPERERFIVYMRFFRDKTQSDVARVLGISQVQVSRLEKRILQQIRQELE; encoded by the coding sequence GTGGATCAGGCAAAGGAGCGTCCCGTTCCACATCATGTGGATGAATACGAGAAACTTTCCGACGAAGAGGTCCGGGAGCTTCTGGAGCGGAGCCACAACGGCGACGCGGAGGCGAGGGAGCGACTCATCGTCCATAACCAGCGCCTCGTGTGGGCCGTGGTCCAACGATTTCTCGGGCGCGGTTATGAAGCGGAAGATCTCTTCCAAATCGGGTGCATCGGCCTGATGAAGGCCGTCGACAAGTTCGACCTTTCCTACGACGTCAAATTCTCGACCTACGCCGTACCGATGATCATCGGCGAGATCCAGCGGTTTCTGAGGGACGACAGCACGGTCAAAGTAAGCCGAAGTCTCAAGGAGACGGCGAAGCAGATCCGCCACGTGCGGGATCGGCTTGCCAAGGAGCTCGGCCGCCAGCCCCATATTACCGAGATCGCGGAGGCCATGGGCATGGAGCCGTCGGAAATCGTGTTTGCACAAGAGGCACTTCGCGCGCCGGCGTCCATCCATGAGACGGTGTACGAAAACGATGGCGATCCCATCTATCTGATGGATCAAATCGCGGACGAGGAGACCGAGGGCAAGTTTGACAAGGTGGAACTGCACGAGATTATCGGGCGACTTCCAGAGCGCGAGCGTTTCATCGTGTACATGCGGTTCTTCCGCGATAAAACGCAGAGCGACGTGGCGCGCGTGCTGGGCATTTCTCAGGTGCAGGTGTCGCGATTGGAAAAGCGAATTCTTCAGCAAATTCGCCAGGAGCTTGAATGA
- the spoVAD gene encoding stage V sporulation protein AD, whose product MARLGRSTWAFGERQVGVVATSTVAGTLEAQGPLSDAFDLRLDDDRAGQDTWERAEQAMFRRAAEIACEKAATHPSDLDLVIGADLNAQLTSFYMGLRPLARPMLGVYSACASICEALAVAGLAVATGFADVVLVGTSSHTSTAERQFRYPTEYGVQRPPTAQRTVTGAGTAILARGRGKWQITHATIGEIADFGVRSPWEMGAAMAPAACDTLRQHLADTGRSLGDYDLVVTGDLGRVGLDILRHLLVEQGVASAPVAEERVQDCGAMIYDENQPEVFSGGSGAACSTLVTFGHLFREMERGHIHRLLVCATGALLSQVSAQQGDTIPSISHAIAFERGD is encoded by the coding sequence ATGGCAAGACTGGGGCGTTCCACGTGGGCATTTGGCGAACGCCAGGTGGGCGTCGTGGCCACCTCGACCGTGGCTGGCACCTTGGAGGCGCAAGGCCCGCTCTCGGACGCCTTCGACCTCCGCTTGGATGACGATCGCGCTGGGCAAGACACCTGGGAACGGGCGGAACAGGCGATGTTTCGCCGCGCAGCCGAGATCGCGTGCGAAAAAGCGGCCACCCATCCGAGCGATCTCGACCTCGTCATTGGCGCGGACCTCAACGCGCAACTCACCTCGTTCTACATGGGACTGCGGCCTCTGGCCAGGCCCATGCTCGGCGTGTACAGCGCTTGCGCTTCCATCTGCGAGGCGCTCGCGGTGGCCGGCCTGGCTGTGGCGACCGGATTTGCGGATGTCGTCCTTGTCGGCACCTCGAGTCACACGAGCACGGCCGAGCGCCAGTTCCGATACCCCACCGAGTACGGCGTCCAGCGCCCGCCCACGGCCCAGCGCACCGTCACGGGGGCCGGCACGGCGATCCTCGCGCGAGGCCGTGGGAAATGGCAAATCACCCACGCCACCATCGGCGAGATCGCGGACTTCGGCGTCAGGTCGCCGTGGGAAATGGGCGCGGCGATGGCGCCGGCGGCGTGTGACACCCTTCGACAGCATCTCGCGGATACGGGCCGGTCCCTGGGCGACTACGATCTCGTCGTGACGGGCGATCTCGGCCGCGTCGGGCTGGACATCCTGCGCCATCTTCTCGTCGAACAGGGGGTGGCGTCCGCGCCTGTCGCAGAGGAGCGGGTCCAGGATTGTGGCGCCATGATCTATGACGAAAATCAGCCTGAGGTGTTTTCGGGCGGTAGCGGGGCTGCGTGCAGCACCCTGGTGACCTTCGGACACCTGTTCCGGGAGATGGAGCGCGGCCACATTCACCGGCTGTTGGTGTGCGCCACCGGAGCGCTTCTGTCGCAGGTCAGCGCTCAGCAAGGGGATACGATTCCGTCCATCTCGCACGCCATCGCATTCGAACGGGGGGATTGA
- a CDS encoding DUF2953 domain-containing protein produces the protein MGFGWIGIACGVCVALCVLLMAAPIRVEVEYRRAGSDEIRAHVRAMYGLVRLRWRWASGGDGVKRSRRRGPTARAPVPRPGRRSSISLGAWRSFANRALRALDRIAPHVHVEELRLEARMGAGESVRTGVLVGVSYAAIYTVLGWLSSRVRMHRVPTVSIAPAFQDALLTIYARSIVRIRTGYVIAAGLRLLTAWKRRAS, from the coding sequence ATGGGGTTCGGTTGGATTGGCATCGCATGCGGGGTGTGTGTGGCGCTGTGCGTCCTTTTGATGGCGGCCCCCATCCGCGTGGAGGTGGAATACAGGCGGGCGGGATCGGACGAAATCCGCGCCCACGTTCGCGCGATGTATGGATTGGTCCGGCTGCGGTGGAGGTGGGCGAGTGGAGGGGACGGCGTGAAGCGAAGCAGACGACGCGGCCCAACAGCGAGGGCCCCTGTGCCGCGGCCTGGCCGCCGCTCTTCGATCTCGCTTGGCGCTTGGCGATCCTTCGCGAATCGGGCGCTTCGCGCGCTCGACCGCATCGCGCCGCACGTCCACGTCGAAGAATTGCGGCTGGAAGCCCGGATGGGCGCCGGGGAGTCCGTTCGAACGGGCGTGCTCGTGGGAGTATCCTACGCCGCCATCTACACGGTGCTCGGTTGGCTGAGCAGCCGCGTGAGGATGCACCGCGTTCCGACCGTCTCCATAGCCCCCGCGTTCCAGGATGCCTTGTTGACCATCTACGCAAGGAGCATAGTGCGCATTCGCACGGGGTACGTTATAGCTGCAGGACTTCGCTTGTTGACGGCTTGGAAGAGGAGGGCGTCGTAA
- the ytfJ gene encoding GerW family sporulation protein, whose translation MDHPIQGLMQTAMSNLREMVDVNTIIGDPVETPDGTVILPVSKVGFGFAAGGSQFEGGDAHGQGQGDLPFGGGSGGGVSITPIGFLIVHGNNVRLLSADHQNQLYDRLIDLAPAMLERIQSLFSKQKASDPPVM comes from the coding sequence GTGGATCATCCGATTCAGGGCCTCATGCAGACCGCGATGTCGAATCTTCGCGAGATGGTGGATGTGAACACCATCATCGGCGACCCGGTCGAGACGCCGGACGGAACGGTGATCTTGCCTGTGTCGAAAGTGGGTTTTGGCTTTGCAGCCGGCGGAAGTCAGTTTGAGGGAGGGGATGCGCACGGTCAAGGACAGGGGGATCTCCCGTTCGGGGGCGGATCGGGCGGCGGCGTCTCCATCACGCCGATCGGCTTTCTCATTGTGCACGGCAACAATGTCCGGCTCCTGTCGGCGGATCATCAGAATCAGTTGTACGACCGGCTGATTGACCTCGCACCCGCCATGTTGGAGCGGATCCAGAGTCTGTTCTCCAAGCAAAAGGCGTCGGATCCCCCCGTCATGTGA
- a CDS encoding spermidine synthase, which yields MKGTKLLYAGPGTVHRWIEVVEEKGIRQMRFGRNGGWQGALDLARPERPVFPYQRAFTALVEAHEPIRAFLAIGVGSGTSLHHVRRLHPEAALHGVEIDETVLALGIEFFQAPSHREADYWIGDGVQFVSSPHAATYDLIFVDAYLKASIYQPCLAPETVSCLARVTSSRGTVVYNLIASGYRSAYLREFLDVMRPSFPVLLDLPVGLPLTAQNRLFIATRDEELAARLRQMCMRAGPSDLERVSWSLRLSAL from the coding sequence TTGAAGGGTACGAAGCTTTTGTACGCCGGACCGGGTACGGTTCATCGTTGGATCGAGGTCGTCGAAGAGAAAGGCATACGCCAAATGCGTTTCGGCCGAAACGGCGGCTGGCAGGGGGCGCTCGATCTCGCCCGCCCTGAGCGCCCCGTCTTTCCGTATCAACGAGCGTTCACGGCTCTGGTCGAGGCCCATGAGCCGATTCGCGCGTTTCTCGCCATCGGCGTGGGGTCGGGGACGAGCCTTCACCATGTCCGCCGCCTTCACCCGGAGGCGGCGCTTCATGGCGTCGAGATCGACGAGACGGTGCTTGCCCTTGGTATCGAATTTTTTCAGGCCCCTTCTCACCGAGAGGCGGACTATTGGATTGGAGATGGCGTGCAGTTCGTTTCATCTCCCCACGCCGCCACCTACGACCTCATTTTCGTGGACGCGTATCTGAAGGCGAGCATTTATCAGCCCTGCCTCGCCCCGGAAACGGTGTCGTGTCTCGCTCGCGTGACCTCCAGTCGGGGCACGGTGGTGTACAACCTCATCGCGTCCGGATATCGCTCTGCCTATTTGAGGGAGTTTTTGGATGTCATGCGCCCGTCCTTCCCCGTGCTGTTGGATCTTCCCGTGGGTCTTCCGCTCACCGCGCAAAACCGATTGTTCATCGCCACGCGCGACGAGGAGCTCGCGGCAAGGCTTCGCCAAATGTGCATGCGGGCCGGTCCGTCCGACCTCGAGCGCGTCTCTTGGTCTCTGCGCCTATCGGCGCTGTGA
- a CDS encoding stage V sporulation protein AE: MGSHPRRVIVVTDGDRVAARALAIAAKRTGCSFVAQSGGNPTRLSGVELVRCIESAQRDPVIVMLDDNGDPAEAAGESALRVLYAHPSVEIAAILAVASHTGGVRGTPVDFSVDRTGRRVERAVDKEGRETDSYLVAGDTVDALCGLDVPLIVGIGDIGKMGGLDAPARGSPVTTSAIEWVLMELAWRAGRRHLDPGGHSPTTTKPARHTIQ; the protein is encoded by the coding sequence TTGGGTTCGCACCCCCGTCGCGTGATTGTGGTGACGGACGGCGACCGCGTGGCCGCCCGTGCGCTCGCCATCGCCGCGAAGCGCACAGGGTGTTCGTTCGTCGCTCAGAGCGGGGGAAATCCCACCCGGTTGAGTGGCGTGGAACTGGTGCGCTGTATCGAGAGCGCGCAGCGCGACCCGGTCATTGTCATGCTGGACGACAACGGAGATCCTGCGGAGGCTGCTGGGGAGTCCGCCCTGCGGGTCCTCTACGCGCACCCTTCGGTCGAGATCGCCGCCATTCTGGCCGTCGCCTCGCACACGGGTGGCGTGCGCGGCACCCCTGTCGATTTCAGCGTCGATCGCACCGGCCGCCGCGTGGAGCGGGCCGTCGACAAGGAAGGCCGTGAGACGGACTCGTACCTCGTCGCCGGAGACACCGTGGACGCGCTCTGCGGCTTGGATGTGCCGCTCATCGTGGGCATCGGCGACATCGGTAAAATGGGTGGGCTCGACGCGCCCGCCCGCGGATCTCCGGTCACCACGAGCGCCATCGAATGGGTTCTCATGGAACTCGCCTGGCGCGCGGGGCGACGTCACCTTGACCCCGGCGGACACTCGCCCACAACGACGAAACCCGCGCGACATACAATCCAATAG
- the spoIIAB gene encoding anti-sigma F factor, with the protein MERVAEDVRVDNYLRLVFPSRSENESLARVAVASFVAPLDPTMEELTELKTAVSEAVTNAIIHGYPDEIGEVIVECALYGNRVHVVVEDRGVGIPDVDLAKQPMYTSRPELERSGMGMTIMETFVDKLEIESKPGEGTRVTLIKTFRTAPDVM; encoded by the coding sequence GTGGAACGAGTGGCCGAAGACGTGCGCGTGGACAACTATCTGCGCCTTGTGTTTCCGAGCCGGTCGGAGAACGAGTCGCTGGCTCGCGTGGCGGTCGCTTCGTTTGTGGCGCCGCTCGATCCGACGATGGAAGAGTTGACGGAATTGAAGACGGCGGTGTCCGAGGCTGTGACAAACGCCATTATCCACGGTTATCCGGACGAGATCGGCGAAGTCATCGTGGAGTGCGCCTTGTATGGGAATCGCGTGCATGTCGTCGTCGAGGACCGCGGTGTGGGCATTCCCGACGTGGATCTCGCCAAACAGCCGATGTACACGTCGCGCCCCGAGCTCGAACGGTCGGGCATGGGCATGACCATCATGGAGACGTTCGTCGACAAGTTGGAGATCGAGTCAAAGCCAGGAGAAGGAACGCGCGTCACGCTCATCAAGACGTTCCGAACTGCCCCTGACGTGATGTGA
- a CDS encoding site-2 protease family protein — MFASWLSPVWILRFAIVLASLVLHEFAHAAMATWLGDSTPRRQGRLTLNPAAHLDLTGLIAMLVAPIGWARPVEIHPGAFRHPRAGMAWVALAGPLANAILAALCFAIQSIPVVSTSDAFQQLLGLAFEVNVALVLLNILPIPPLDGWRALSALLPVRWRLSLAWLDAYGPWLLLLIFLLPPANRAFSDLVYAVMSYCYGA; from the coding sequence TTGTTCGCTTCATGGCTCAGTCCCGTCTGGATCTTGCGCTTTGCCATCGTGCTCGCAAGTCTCGTTTTGCACGAGTTCGCACACGCGGCGATGGCGACCTGGCTCGGCGATTCGACGCCTAGGCGTCAAGGGCGGTTAACGCTCAATCCCGCAGCCCATCTCGATCTGACGGGCCTCATCGCCATGCTGGTGGCACCCATCGGCTGGGCTCGCCCTGTCGAGATCCACCCCGGTGCATTTCGCCATCCCCGCGCCGGCATGGCGTGGGTCGCGCTGGCTGGGCCCCTGGCGAATGCCATCCTGGCTGCGCTCTGCTTCGCCATTCAAAGCATTCCGGTTGTTTCGACCTCCGATGCCTTCCAGCAACTGTTGGGACTGGCCTTCGAGGTGAATGTCGCCCTGGTGCTCTTGAATATCCTGCCCATTCCGCCGCTCGACGGATGGCGCGCATTGTCCGCGCTTCTGCCCGTGCGCTGGCGTCTTTCGCTCGCATGGCTGGATGCGTACGGTCCGTGGTTGTTGTTGCTCATCTTTCTCCTTCCGCCCGCAAACCGCGCGTTTTCCGATCTCGTCTACGCCGTGATGTCGTACTGCTACGGCGCGTGA
- a CDS encoding pseudouridine synthase, with product MERLQKVLAHAGVASRRKCEELILAGRVSVDGEIVTQLGAKVDPSRQRIAVDGVPIELEQPVVLVLNKPVAYLSTVSDPLGRRTVMQLLPPIRERVYPVGRLDYDTSGLLLFTNDGELTQRLLHPSREIEKVYRVSVRGIVDRETRRALMEGVELEDGVTAPAKVEVLRQADREDGVAVVHLAIHEGRNRQVRRMFERLGLPVLRLKRIAFGPVSLGHLKTGEWRALTQEEWVALYQAAGMTPPPYRRPTISREPARKGAARASARDHGSRRG from the coding sequence ATGGAACGATTGCAGAAGGTGTTGGCACACGCTGGCGTGGCGTCGCGAAGAAAGTGTGAGGAGCTGATCCTCGCCGGTCGGGTCAGCGTCGACGGGGAGATCGTAACCCAGTTGGGCGCAAAGGTCGATCCGTCGCGCCAGCGCATCGCGGTGGATGGCGTGCCCATTGAGCTCGAGCAGCCGGTGGTTCTCGTGCTGAACAAGCCAGTCGCGTATCTTTCAACGGTGTCCGATCCTTTGGGGCGGCGCACCGTCATGCAGCTCTTGCCTCCGATTCGAGAACGCGTGTATCCGGTCGGCCGGCTCGACTACGACACGAGCGGGTTGCTGTTGTTCACCAATGATGGCGAGTTGACGCAGAGGCTGCTTCATCCTTCGCGCGAGATCGAAAAAGTCTACCGCGTCTCGGTTCGAGGGATTGTGGATCGCGAAACCCGGCGAGCGCTGATGGAGGGCGTGGAGCTCGAGGATGGCGTGACCGCTCCGGCCAAGGTCGAGGTCCTGCGGCAGGCGGATCGTGAGGACGGCGTCGCCGTCGTCCATCTCGCCATCCATGAAGGCCGAAATCGGCAGGTCCGGAGGATGTTTGAGCGGCTCGGGCTACCCGTGCTGCGGCTGAAGCGAATTGCCTTTGGGCCTGTCTCGCTCGGCCACCTGAAGACGGGGGAATGGCGTGCCCTGACCCAGGAGGAGTGGGTGGCTTTGTATCAGGCGGCAGGCATGACGCCACCGCCGTACCGGCGGCCGACGATAAGCCGTGAGCCCGCGCGAAAAGGAGCAGCGCGAGCGTCAGCTAGAGACCACGGTTCACGTCGCGGCTAA
- the spoVAE gene encoding stage V sporulation protein AE, whose protein sequence is MSAWTFLWAFLVGGAICAIGQVIMDTTKFTPGHVMSILVVAGAVADGLGLYDPLIKFAGAGATVPITSFGNALVHGAMHEAKIHGLIGVITGIFEVTSAGISAAIVFAFLAAVFAKPKG, encoded by the coding sequence ATGTCGGCGTGGACGTTCTTATGGGCGTTTTTGGTGGGTGGCGCCATTTGCGCCATTGGGCAGGTGATCATGGACACGACCAAATTCACGCCCGGCCACGTCATGTCCATCCTCGTCGTGGCTGGCGCGGTGGCGGATGGCTTGGGGCTCTACGATCCGCTCATCAAGTTCGCCGGGGCGGGCGCGACCGTGCCCATCACGAGCTTCGGGAACGCCCTTGTGCACGGCGCCATGCACGAGGCGAAGATTCACGGGCTGATTGGCGTGATCACCGGCATCTTCGAGGTCACGAGCGCGGGCATCTCAGCCGCCATCGTGTTCGCGTTCCTGGCCGCCGTGTTCGCAAAACCGAAGGGGTGA
- the spoVAC gene encoding stage V sporulation protein AC produces MPIATPEERARYHALVHRLTPGRPMVRNTVRAFVVGGLICELGQVIQALFVRYGGFKPTEAGNPTVAVLILLSAIFTAIGVYDRFAQWAGAGSAVPVTGFSNTMTSAAMEHRSEGFVAGVGGNMFKVSGPVIVYGVVSAFFIALIRYVVEHL; encoded by the coding sequence ATGCCAATCGCTACGCCTGAGGAGCGAGCCCGGTACCACGCGCTTGTCCATCGTCTGACGCCGGGACGGCCGATGGTTCGAAATACGGTGCGAGCCTTCGTCGTCGGCGGGCTCATCTGCGAACTGGGACAGGTCATCCAAGCGCTGTTCGTGCGATATGGCGGCTTCAAGCCGACCGAAGCTGGAAACCCTACGGTGGCAGTGCTCATCCTGTTGTCGGCCATCTTCACCGCCATTGGGGTCTATGATCGGTTCGCCCAGTGGGCCGGGGCTGGTTCGGCCGTGCCTGTGACCGGCTTTTCGAACACGATGACGTCCGCCGCAATGGAACACCGCAGCGAAGGATTCGTGGCGGGCGTCGGCGGCAACATGTTCAAGGTCTCAGGCCCAGTCATTGTCTACGGGGTCGTCAGCGCGTTCTTTATCGCGCTCATCCGATACGTGGTGGAGCACCTTTAG
- a CDS encoding spore maturation protein yields the protein MSDTLAVISEWMLPLVVGLILVVGAWRRVPIYQAFVQGAKGGFSTAIRLIPHLVAMMVAVSVFRASGAMDGLVHLLDPVLTWLHVPAEVAPMGILRPITGQGSLAFMIDIFQKHGPDSHLGLLASTMQASSDTTLYILTVYFGSVGIYRFRYALAVGLLSDFVSVLASVFAVWLLSGMIQV from the coding sequence ATGAGCGACACATTGGCCGTGATCAGCGAATGGATGCTTCCCCTCGTCGTTGGCCTCATCTTGGTGGTGGGAGCCTGGCGGCGAGTGCCCATCTATCAGGCATTCGTGCAAGGCGCCAAAGGCGGTTTTTCGACGGCCATCCGGCTCATCCCACATCTGGTCGCGATGATGGTCGCGGTCAGCGTATTCAGAGCTTCCGGCGCCATGGACGGGCTCGTTCACCTGCTCGATCCCGTCCTGACCTGGCTGCACGTTCCCGCCGAAGTGGCGCCGATGGGCATCCTGCGGCCGATCACCGGACAGGGAAGCCTGGCCTTCATGATCGACATTTTTCAAAAGCACGGGCCAGATTCACACCTCGGACTGCTCGCTTCGACGATGCAGGCGTCATCCGACACCACGCTCTACATCCTGACGGTGTACTTCGGGAGCGTGGGGATTTACCGATTTCGGTATGCGCTCGCGGTGGGACTCCTGAGCGACTTCGTCAGTGTGCTCGCGTCGGTGTTCGCAGTTTGGCTCTTGTCTGGTATGATACAGGTCTAG
- a CDS encoding nucleoside recognition domain-containing protein, which yields MIDFIWLALFLSGVGTAMVTGRMQMVSNAILKGAESGVELCIGLIGAISLWMGLMHIAERAGAVAWLARRLKPVARRLFPSVPADHPAMGAILANMSANLLGIGNAATPLGLKAMEELQKLNPHPDRASDAMCTLLAVNTASITLIPTTVIALRMQYHSAHPSAVVLTTFVASLIGTCAALVLDRLFRAVSHRRQVR from the coding sequence GTGATCGATTTCATCTGGCTCGCGTTGTTTCTCTCCGGCGTCGGAACTGCCATGGTCACGGGCCGCATGCAGATGGTGTCCAACGCCATCTTGAAAGGCGCGGAAAGCGGCGTAGAGTTGTGCATTGGTCTCATCGGCGCCATCAGCCTGTGGATGGGGCTCATGCATATCGCGGAGCGCGCCGGTGCTGTGGCTTGGCTGGCTCGAAGGCTGAAGCCTGTCGCCCGCCGTCTGTTCCCTTCGGTGCCTGCCGACCATCCCGCGATGGGCGCGATCTTGGCCAACATGAGTGCCAATCTTTTAGGGATTGGAAATGCCGCGACGCCTCTTGGCTTGAAGGCGATGGAGGAACTGCAGAAGCTGAATCCCCATCCGGACAGGGCTTCGGACGCCATGTGCACGCTTCTTGCCGTGAACACGGCCAGCATTACGTTGATCCCCACCACGGTGATCGCGCTCCGCATGCAGTATCATTCGGCGCATCCCTCGGCCGTGGTCCTCACTACCTTCGTCGCCTCGCTCATCGGGACGTGTGCTGCGCTCGTCCTTGACCGACTCTTTCGCGCGGTTTCCCACCGGAGGCAGGTGCGATGA